One genomic region from Pararge aegeria chromosome 14, ilParAegt1.1, whole genome shotgun sequence encodes:
- the LOC120629278 gene encoding lethal(2) giant larvae protein isoform X4, protein MAGRMLKFIRGKGQQPSAERQKLQNELFAFRKTVQHGFPHRASALAWDPLLRLSALGTATGALKVYGRPGVELYGQHTNPESAVTHIHFIPGSGQLISLCDDNSLHLWEINEKSLVELKSHVFEGKNKKISAICVESSGKNLLLGTEGGNVYTLDCNALTINEDVIYQDVVMQNCPEDFKLNPGAVEAVCEHPKVPTKILIGYNRGLVVLWDRVSSTPTHTIVCNQQLESLCWNDEGEHFTSSHNDGSYVTWEVASTASDRPLKEPVTPYGPYPCKSITKILNRTSVNGEEVTIYAGGMPRSPYSDKYTVTVQQGDKHVAFDFTSRVIDFFTTTPVPPDGVPLQEERPATPAQIQVQTVNQVAAALVVLVEEELVVIDLCDEKWRPLRLPYLVSVHACAVTTATLVDNVADNVYDNIVAAGNKQTENLYSESPWPISGGIVESPEPSERQILLTGHEDGSVRFWDVTGVVMTPLYKYTTATLFSGEEIGENNDSQNDEEEWPPFRRIGTFDPYSDDPRLAVKRVLLCPLSGMLTIGGAAGHIVIASLKTTPSTAEVKSIPVNIVSDRDGFVWKGHDQLTLRSGALTFPAGYQASAVGQLSPPAAVTALAAQWEWGVVCVGTAHGLALLDALRVAPITHKCTLNPHDHSGAGDTPISRRKSFKKSLRESFRRLRKGRSQRRQTTTSASPTSPTQPAKRIADKISETDAEVKPIERAVEARPTDDAFGSMVRCLYFARTFLINTQTSTPTLWAGTNNGTVYAFTINVPNTNKRKEDPVTCQLAKEIQLKHRAPVIGITVLDGAAVPLPDPLEVERGVSPLPESGTHRVVITSEEQFKVFSLPALKPHNKYKLTAHEGARVRRTAFSWFECGGSGADRHREWCLLCLTNLGDCLVLSPDLRRQLNAAAVRKEDINGISSLCFSKRGEALYLHSSSELQRITLSATKVTIAQCHVLLSPWAVNLRGPQEETPLTNGEHREEPSVAEAVHDVTAASGDITVDSVRDHAAEAPELNINLQNSQVNTSSMVVKTTTRTNVNENSMDGVTTTTTTTTTNNSTTENNGHRDSTSRHRSQADPRDV, encoded by the exons ACAGTACAACATGGCTTTCCACACAGAGCGTCTGCGCTCGCCTGGGATCCTCTTCTTAGGCTCTCAGCTCTTGGCACAGCAACTGGTGCCCTTAAAGTATACGGTCGACCCGGCGTTGAACTGTATGGACAACACACTAACCCAGAATCGGCCGTCACACATATTCATTTCATACCAG GTTCTGGGCAATTAATTTCACTCTGCGACGACAACAGCCTACATTTATGGGAAATCAACGAGAAATCCCTTGTAGAGCTAAAGTCGCACGTATTCGAAGGAAAAAATAAGAAGATTTCGGCGATATGCGTGGAATCTTCCGGGAAGAACCTGCTCCTGGGTACTGAGGGTGGAAACGTTTACACTCTCGATTGTAATGCTTTAACTATTAACGAGGATGTTATTTATCAAGATGTCGTCATGCAAAA CTGCCCAGAGGACTTCAAATTGAACCCTGGTGCTGTAGAAGCAGTATGCGAACACCCAAAAGTTCCAACCAAAATCCTTATTGGCTACAACAGAGGACTAGTAGTCCTCTGGGATCGTGTCAGTTCCACACCCACGCACACCATTGTGTGCAACCAACAGCTCGAGAGCTTGTGCTGGAACGATGAAG gaGAGCACTTCACATCATCACACAACGACGGGTCGTACGTTACTTGGGAAGTGGCGAGTACGGCCAGCGATAGACCCCTGAAAGAACCGGTCACACCGTACGGCCCCTACCCATGCAAGTCCATTACCAAGATCCTCAATAGGACTAGTGTGAACGGCGAAGAGGTCACCATATACGCTG gtggTATGCCAAGATCGCCATATTCTGACAAATACACTGTCACGGTACAACAGGGAGATAAACATGTTGCGTTTGACTTTACAAGTCGG GTTATTGATTTCTTCACAACAACACCGGTTCCGCCCGACGGAGTGCCTCTGCAAGAAGAGAGACCCGCTACTCCCGCTCAGATACAAGTGCAGACTGTCAACCAAGTAGCTGCTGCTCTG GTGGTGCTGGTAGAAGAGGAGCTCGTTGTTATCGACCTTTGCGACGAGAAGTGGCGTCCGTTACGGCTGCCGTACTTAGTGTCCGTGCACGCGTGCGCAGTGACTACCGCGACCCTCGTGGACAACGTGGCCGACAATGTGTACGATAATATTGTGGCTGCAG GCAATAAACAAACCGAGAACTTATACTCTGAGAGTCCGTGGCCCATATCAGGCGGTATCGTAGAGAGTCCAGAGCCGTCCGAAAGACAAATACTACTGACGGGCCACGAAGACGGCTCCGTACGGTTCTGGGACGTGACAGGCGTGGTTATGACTCCGCTCTATAAATACACCACTGCTACGCTTTTCAG TGGTGAAGAAATAGGCGAGAATAACGACAGCCAAAACGACGAAGAGGAATGGCCTCCTTTCCGCAGAATTGGGACCTTTGATCCTTATAGTGATGATCCCCGTCTCGCCGTTAAACGA GTTCTGCTGTGCCCCTTATCTGGTATGCTGACGATTGGTGGAGCAGCTGGACACATAGTTATCGCCAGTTTGAAGACAACCCCCAGTACTGCAGAAGTAAAG TCGATACCTGTGAATATCGTCTCAGACCGCGACGGGTTCGTGTGGAAGGGTCACGACCAATTGACGCTGCGTTCCGGTGCTCTTACGTTCCCTGCGGGGTATCAG GCGAGTGCAGTAGGCCAGCTGTCGCCGCCGGCCGCTGTAACAGCATTGGCGGCTCAGTGGGAGTGGGGCGTGGTTTGCGTCGGCACTGCGCACGGACTCGCGCTGCTAGACGCTCTGCGTGTTGCGCCCATCACACACAAGTGCACGCTCAACCCGCACG ATCATTCCGGTGCTGGCGACACGCCGATCTCAAGGAGAAAGTCATTCAAAAAGTCCCTCAGGGAATCATTCAGAAGACTTCGAAAGGGCAGATCACAACGGCGTCAAACTACGACTTCAGCAAGTCCTACGTCACCGACACAA CCAGCTAAAAGGATAGCGGATAAAATAAGCGAAACGGACGCTGAAGTGAAACCAATAGAACGTGCCGTGGAAGCGAGACCTACAGATGACGCGTTTGGTTCAATGGTTCGGTGCTTATACTTCGCCCGTACCTTCCTTATAAATA CACAAACATCTACCCCGACGTTATGGGCGGGCACGAACAATGGAACCGTATACGCTTTCACGATAAACGTTCCTAACACAAACAAGCGGAAAGAAGATCCG GTAACGTGTCAACTTGCGAAGGAAATACAACTAAAGCACCGAGCTCCCGTTATAGGTATTACAGTATTGGATGGCGCTGCTGTACCTCTACCCGACCCGTTAGAG GTAGAACGTGGGGTGTCACCACTGCCCGAGAGCGGTACGCACCGAGTAGTGATCACTTCGGAGGAACAGTTCAAGGTGTTCAGTTTACCAGCGCTGAAGCCACACAACAAGTACAAGCTGACCGCGCACGAGGGTGCAAGG GTGCGACGCACTGCGTTCTCGTGGTTCGAATGCGGTGGGAGCGGGGCGGATAGACATCGCGAATGGTGCTTGCTCTGTCTCACCAACTTGGGAGACTGCCTCGTGCTGTCACCCGACCTACGCCGACAGCTTAACGCAGCCGCAGTACGCAAGGAAGAcattaa CGGTATTTCGAGTTTGTGCTTCTCGAAACGCGGCGAAGCTCTCTACTTACATTCCTCTTCAGAACTGCAGAGGATTACACTTTCTGCGACCAAG GTGACAATTGCTCAATGCCACGTGCTACTGTCGCCGTGGGCGGTCAATCTGCGCGGTCCGCAAGAGGAGACGCCCCTCACTAATGGAGAACACAGA GAAGAGCCATCAGTAGCGGAAGCAGTTCATGATGTGACAGCCGCCTCGGGCGACATAACCGTGGACTCTGTGCGCGACCACGCTGCCGAAGCGCCGGAGTTAAATATTAACCTACAG AACTCGCAAGTGAACACAAGCTCGATGGTGGTGAAAACGACGACGCGGACAAACGTTAATGAGAACAGCATGGACGGcgtcaccaccaccaccaccaccactaCCACCAATAACTCCACCACGGAAAACA